Proteins from a genomic interval of Fuerstiella sp.:
- a CDS encoding metal-sulfur cluster assembly factor, whose amino-acid sequence MSDDAVSPDESIDKKNEAVAAAQTASSTETDWLDALRQVIDPELMVNIVDLGLIYSVAADEDEDVTQGVAVEMTLTSPACPAGPQLVQQAKMALERLHDIDVAKISLTMSPPWTPERMTDDARDQLGIF is encoded by the coding sequence ATGTCAGACGATGCCGTGAGCCCCGACGAGTCCATCGACAAAAAGAATGAAGCAGTAGCCGCTGCCCAGACTGCTTCCTCGACAGAAACCGACTGGCTGGACGCCTTGCGTCAGGTGATTGATCCGGAATTGATGGTCAATATTGTGGACTTGGGGCTGATCTATTCGGTGGCAGCCGATGAAGATGAAGACGTGACACAGGGGGTTGCCGTCGAAATGACCCTGACCAGTCCGGCCTGTCCTGCCGGGCCGCAACTTGTCCAGCAGGCCAAAATGGCACTGGAGCGGCTGCACGACATTGATGTGGCAAAAATCAGTCTGACAATGTCACCGCCATGGACTCCGGAGCGGATGACAGACGATGCCCGTGACCAGTTGGGAATCTTTTAG
- a CDS encoding signal peptidase, with product MSETNQPDDFSRVVVRYGAMRILREFTTRPRDTVRRGDAVIIRTDRGVEWGTVLSQSSSRTREWLGENGRIGRILRSATDEDRRSRDEVAEREKQYFVDAERIINHRKLQMKLVDVEQIFGGERIVFFYLAEKRIDFRELVRELAGEFNARIEMRQMGVRDEARLLADYGDCGKPVCCNTHLDEMPPVSMKMAKLQKATLDPAKISGRCGRLKCCLRYEYETYEENRREMPSVGSTVVTKQGQGRVVSLELLSRQLLVSYDDGRRLLTGQDDIVTVVSKQNHENKRRSDSDPDQNL from the coding sequence ATGTCAGAGACGAATCAGCCGGATGACTTCTCCCGCGTGGTGGTGCGCTACGGGGCGATGAGGATTCTAAGGGAATTCACGACGCGGCCGCGGGATACCGTAAGACGTGGTGACGCGGTCATCATCCGAACAGATCGAGGAGTCGAATGGGGGACCGTATTGAGTCAGTCCTCCTCGAGGACTCGGGAGTGGCTGGGTGAAAACGGAAGAATCGGTCGGATTCTGCGATCTGCTACAGACGAGGACAGACGCTCACGGGATGAAGTCGCAGAACGGGAAAAACAATACTTCGTCGATGCTGAACGAATCATCAATCACCGCAAACTGCAAATGAAACTGGTTGATGTGGAGCAGATCTTCGGTGGTGAGCGAATCGTATTTTTCTACCTGGCCGAGAAGCGGATTGACTTTCGGGAGTTGGTGCGGGAGCTGGCCGGCGAGTTTAACGCTCGGATCGAAATGAGGCAGATGGGGGTTCGCGACGAAGCGCGACTGCTTGCCGATTACGGAGACTGCGGAAAACCGGTGTGCTGCAATACGCATCTGGATGAGATGCCTCCGGTCTCCATGAAAATGGCCAAGCTTCAAAAGGCCACACTCGATCCGGCCAAGATTTCCGGACGCTGCGGAAGACTGAAGTGCTGCCTGCGCTACGAATATGAAACTTATGAGGAAAACCGTCGCGAAATGCCGTCGGTTGGATCAACTGTCGTTACCAAACAGGGACAGGGACGTGTTGTGTCCCTGGAACTTTTATCTCGCCAGTTGCTGGTGAGTTATGATGACGGGCGGCGACTCCTTACTGGTCAGGACGATATTGTCACCGTCGTTTCAAAGCAAAATCATGAAAACAAACGAAGGTCCGACTCAGATCCTGATCAAAATCTGTGA
- a CDS encoding non-heme iron oxygenase ferredoxin subunit, translating to MEQVATTGELQPGERRSVFVDDLPALLIRIDDDYFVIEDVCSHDGQPITEGNVDGCSIQCPRHGAKFDLKTGAALCMPATSGIRTFHVEVREDGVWAGPG from the coding sequence ATGGAACAGGTTGCCACGACCGGGGAACTGCAGCCGGGAGAACGTCGATCCGTTTTTGTCGACGATCTTCCGGCGTTGCTGATTCGAATTGACGATGATTATTTTGTAATCGAAGATGTTTGTTCACACGACGGTCAGCCGATCACGGAGGGGAATGTTGATGGTTGTTCTATTCAATGTCCGCGGCATGGAGCGAAATTCGACTTGAAAACCGGCGCTGCCCTTTGTATGCCGGCAACCAGCGGAATTCGTACGTTCCATGTGGAAGTTCGGGAAGACGGTGTTTGGGCCGGTCCTGGCTAA
- a CDS encoding purine-nucleoside phosphorylase codes for MSKLKSPTDSVSRVRTAADMVSAMWARAGIHDSPLVAVILGSGLGGVADRALRSGATAVAYEDVPGMPVSAVAGHAGRIVAGGRSFRRCVFLQGRSHFYEGWSLFDVTFSVSLLAELGVRTLILTNAAGAISPFLRPGDLMTIVDHLSLIDMSPLKIQATCPGVFQAGEPVWSHRLRKIAHQIETELPIHTGCYAMMPGPNYETPAEVRMLTMLGADAVGMSTVPEAIMARQLGMEILGISCITNPAAGRAGVPLDHQDISLIAARVENRLIDWLKRLLTVIDDPPEKNGH; via the coding sequence ATGTCAAAGCTGAAATCCCCGACCGACAGTGTTTCACGGGTGCGCACGGCTGCCGACATGGTGAGTGCCATGTGGGCTCGTGCCGGTATCCATGACTCTCCACTGGTGGCCGTGATTCTTGGGTCCGGCCTCGGCGGGGTGGCCGACCGGGCACTGCGCAGCGGCGCCACCGCTGTGGCTTATGAAGACGTTCCCGGGATGCCGGTGTCCGCAGTCGCGGGACACGCGGGGCGTATTGTCGCCGGAGGCCGGTCGTTCAGGCGTTGTGTATTTCTGCAGGGGCGATCGCACTTTTATGAAGGCTGGTCACTTTTTGATGTGACGTTTTCGGTATCTCTGTTGGCTGAACTGGGAGTTCGAACCCTGATCCTGACCAATGCGGCCGGGGCAATCAGTCCGTTTCTGCGGCCTGGTGACCTGATGACCATTGTCGATCATCTGAGTTTGATTGACATGAGCCCGCTGAAGATTCAGGCGACCTGCCCAGGTGTCTTCCAGGCCGGTGAGCCTGTGTGGAGTCACCGATTGCGGAAGATCGCGCATCAAATCGAAACGGAATTGCCGATTCATACCGGCTGCTACGCCATGATGCCCGGTCCTAACTATGAAACACCGGCGGAAGTCAGGATGCTGACCATGCTGGGAGCTGATGCGGTGGGGATGAGTACGGTGCCGGAAGCCATCATGGCAAGGCAGCTGGGAATGGAAATTTTGGGAATATCGTGCATCACAAATCCGGCAGCCGGACGTGCCGGAGTTCCGCTGGATCATCAGGACATCAGCCTGATTGCTGCCCGTGTTGAAAACAGGTTGATCGACTGGCTCAAACGGTTACTGACTGTCATTGACGACCCGCCTGAGAAGAACGGTCATTAG
- a CDS encoding GspE/PulE family protein, protein MSSTTSGRPDNAALSAELIELLGVVEPGAIADMLLQRAHSYGATDIHLDSVANGMRIRFRIDGFLQDICPVPAAKATNIISRIKVLSNMDITERRLPQDGRISSTHLDGVDRDVRVGTMSTIYGERIVMRLMPDPTQLTTLDSLGMYEDQLEQIERLLKTPYGLVLVVGPVGAGKTTTLYNFVSSLNRPEKSIVTIEDPVERRLTGSSQIQVDNKSGLTFPVALRGVLRQDPNIMCIGEIRDAETAKIASRAATTGVLVMSTLHANDTASAVDVLRQFGIPSMVIADSLRAVISQRLIHRLCETSRREIAPDEAARRVLNLPDDDSTTKIAEGVPAPCNFQTGYNGRTAIFETMMVGRHLKEAIHKDAASYEIADAALEDGMISLEESARRRVLDHTTSLSELHRMMIDKSLL, encoded by the coding sequence ATGTCATCTACCACTTCCGGACGACCCGACAATGCAGCGCTGTCAGCGGAACTGATCGAATTGCTGGGCGTCGTGGAACCCGGTGCGATTGCAGATATGCTGCTTCAGCGAGCACATTCCTACGGTGCCACAGACATCCATCTGGATTCGGTCGCAAATGGGATGCGGATTCGGTTCCGGATCGACGGATTTCTGCAGGACATTTGTCCGGTTCCGGCAGCAAAAGCCACAAACATCATTTCACGAATCAAAGTTCTGTCCAACATGGACATAACCGAACGTCGCCTTCCGCAGGACGGACGTATTTCGTCTACTCACCTGGACGGCGTCGACCGTGATGTTCGTGTCGGAACGATGTCCACCATTTATGGTGAACGGATTGTCATGCGACTGATGCCGGATCCGACTCAGTTGACGACACTGGACAGTCTTGGAATGTACGAAGATCAGCTGGAGCAGATTGAGCGTCTGCTCAAGACCCCTTACGGACTTGTTCTGGTTGTGGGACCGGTGGGTGCAGGAAAAACTACGACTCTGTACAATTTTGTCTCTTCCCTTAACCGTCCCGAAAAGAGCATCGTGACCATCGAGGATCCGGTGGAACGAAGGCTTACCGGTTCCAGCCAGATTCAGGTGGATAACAAATCCGGCCTGACGTTCCCTGTGGCATTGCGAGGAGTTCTGCGTCAGGACCCAAATATCATGTGCATTGGTGAAATCCGTGACGCAGAAACCGCGAAAATTGCCAGCCGGGCAGCTACCACCGGGGTGCTGGTCATGTCGACCCTGCATGCAAACGATACCGCATCCGCAGTGGATGTCCTGCGTCAGTTTGGAATCCCCTCAATGGTGATCGCAGACTCGTTACGTGCCGTGATTTCACAGCGGCTTATTCATCGCCTCTGTGAAACTTCTCGACGAGAGATTGCGCCCGATGAAGCGGCTCGCCGGGTACTGAACCTGCCCGACGACGACTCAACCACCAAAATCGCCGAAGGTGTCCCGGCGCCATGTAACTTCCAGACCGGATACAATGGCCGCACGGCAATTTTTGAGACGATGATGGTCGGACGGCACTTGAAAGAAGCTATCCACAAAGATGCAGCATCCTATGAAATCGCAGATGCCGCACTGGAAGACGGAATGATCTCACTCGAAGAGTCTGCACGCCGTCGTGTGCTCGATCATACGACGTCGCTGTCCGAACTGCATCGCATGATGATCGACAAATCTCTGCTGTAA